From a single Bradyrhizobium sediminis genomic region:
- a CDS encoding peptidase M29: MFADRIEAKWIDAFCEIFERCAVKPGDTAAILSETQSRALNIHLAELALLRMGAKPFHIVVPTPRNREAVPIRSTGASIAIQKLGPVVSALQQAGFVVDCTIEGLMHAAETPEILKAGARILNISNEHPEALERMVPDTALEKRVRAAVKMLRGTKRMRVTSKAGTELDVDMVGASTAGVWGWTDRPGTLAHWPGGIVVSFPKSKTVNGTIVMAPGDINLTFKRYLTSPIKMTLKDDYVTDLEGEGTDAAMMRSYLAAWGDREAYAVSHVGWGMNPGARYEALTMYDQRDTNGTELRAVSGNFLFSTGANEFAGRYTSGHFDLPMMGTTIELDGVAVVRNGVLQDVFG, encoded by the coding sequence ATGTTCGCAGATCGCATAGAGGCGAAGTGGATCGACGCGTTCTGCGAGATTTTCGAGCGTTGCGCGGTCAAGCCGGGTGACACCGCGGCGATCCTGTCTGAGACGCAGTCGCGCGCGCTCAACATTCACCTCGCCGAGCTGGCGCTGCTGCGGATGGGCGCCAAGCCGTTTCACATCGTGGTGCCGACGCCGCGCAACCGCGAAGCTGTCCCGATCCGCTCGACCGGCGCCAGCATTGCCATCCAGAAGCTCGGGCCGGTGGTCTCGGCGCTGCAGCAGGCCGGATTCGTGGTCGACTGCACCATCGAGGGGCTGATGCACGCGGCGGAGACGCCGGAAATCCTGAAAGCGGGCGCGCGCATTCTCAACATATCCAATGAACACCCGGAGGCGCTTGAACGCATGGTGCCGGATACCGCGCTGGAAAAGCGCGTTCGTGCGGCCGTGAAAATGCTGCGCGGGACCAAGCGCATGCGCGTGACTTCCAAGGCCGGCACCGAGCTCGACGTCGATATGGTCGGCGCCTCCACCGCCGGCGTCTGGGGCTGGACCGACCGGCCGGGCACGCTGGCGCACTGGCCCGGCGGCATCGTCGTCAGCTTTCCCAAGAGCAAGACCGTCAACGGCACGATCGTGATGGCCCCCGGCGACATCAATCTCACCTTCAAGCGCTACCTGACCTCGCCGATCAAGATGACGCTGAAGGACGATTATGTCACCGACCTCGAAGGCGAGGGTACCGATGCGGCGATGATGCGGTCCTACCTCGCGGCATGGGGCGACCGCGAGGCTTATGCGGTGTCGCATGTCGGATGGGGCATGAATCCCGGCGCGCGCTACGAAGCGCTGACCATGTACGACCAGCGCGACACCAACGGCACCGAGCTGCGCGCGGTTTCCGGCAACTTCCTGTTCTCTACCGGCGCCAATGAATTCGCCGGACGCTACACCTCGGGGCATTTCGACCTGCCGATGATGGGAACCACCATCGAGCTCGACGGCGTCGCCGTGGTGCGCAACGGCGTGCTGCAGGACGTGTTCGGGTAA
- a CDS encoding ABC transporter ATP-binding protein, producing the protein MKVVPSRPDVRTELAPARGQASAMIEIDGVSQVFRTSGRQDHLALSDISLTIEDGSFVSILGPSGCGKSTLLYIVGGFVNPTAGVAKVKGKAITGPGPDRGPVFQEFALFPWKSVLGNVMYGPRQQGVKPAEAEAQSRALIEMVGLKGYEHFYPKELSGGMKQRVALARTLAYHPAVLLMDEPFGALDAHTRTRLQNDLLNIWERDRKTVLFVTHSVDEAVFLSDKVVVMTRSPGRIKVTVDIDLPRPRRRSELLLDPRYQKYVVDIERMIDDTGADELRP; encoded by the coding sequence ATGAAGGTAGTGCCATCGCGGCCGGATGTTCGGACTGAGCTGGCGCCGGCGCGCGGGCAGGCCTCCGCCATGATCGAGATCGATGGTGTCTCGCAGGTTTTTCGCACCTCCGGCCGCCAGGACCATCTGGCGTTGTCGGATATTTCGCTGACAATCGAGGATGGCTCCTTTGTCTCGATCCTCGGTCCCTCCGGTTGCGGCAAGTCGACGTTGCTCTATATCGTCGGCGGTTTCGTCAATCCGACCGCAGGCGTGGCGAAGGTGAAGGGCAAGGCGATCACCGGGCCCGGTCCCGATCGCGGACCGGTGTTCCAGGAGTTCGCGCTGTTTCCCTGGAAGAGCGTGCTCGGCAATGTGATGTACGGCCCGCGCCAGCAGGGCGTGAAGCCGGCGGAAGCCGAGGCGCAAAGCCGGGCGCTGATCGAGATGGTCGGGCTCAAGGGCTATGAGCATTTCTACCCGAAGGAATTGTCCGGTGGCATGAAGCAGCGCGTCGCGCTGGCCCGCACGCTCGCCTATCACCCCGCGGTGCTCTTGATGGACGAGCCGTTCGGCGCGCTCGATGCCCATACCCGCACGCGGTTGCAGAATGACCTGCTCAACATCTGGGAGCGCGACCGCAAGACGGTGCTGTTCGTCACCCATTCGGTCGACGAGGCGGTGTTCCTTTCCGACAAGGTCGTGGTGATGACGCGCTCGCCCGGGCGCATCAAGGTAACAGTTGATATCGACCTGCCGCGCCCGCGCCGCCGCTCCGAGCTGCTGCTCGATCCCCGTTACCAGAAATACGTGGTCGATATCGAGCGCATGATCGACGACACCGGCGCCGACGAGTTGCGGCCATGA
- a CDS encoding ABC transporter permease, whose protein sequence is MIAVRGIVSRLAPLLACLGLLGIWQVGALILNTESFPTAVEAIRAVPSILGDRESLINILDSLRRMAIAFAVALAVSVPLGLMMGRSRAVASFFNPLLMITYPVPKAALMPIIMLWLGVGDLAKMLVIFLGVSLPVIYHSFQGAKAVEEKMLWSGAAMGLSAAQRMIRIVLPAALPEILTGCRTGLVLALITMVTSEMIARQSGAGNILFNSLDMGQYDTVYAMIIIIGAMGIGLDAAFENLRSRLVKWSEPGFDIPLSFA, encoded by the coding sequence ATGATCGCGGTGCGCGGCATCGTTTCGCGGCTGGCGCCGCTGCTCGCCTGCCTCGGCCTGCTCGGGATCTGGCAGGTCGGCGCGCTGATCCTGAATACTGAAAGCTTTCCGACCGCGGTCGAGGCGATTCGCGCGGTGCCCTCGATCCTCGGCGACAGGGAATCGCTGATCAACATCCTCGACTCGCTGCGCCGCATGGCGATTGCCTTCGCCGTCGCGCTGGCCGTCTCCGTTCCGCTCGGATTGATGATGGGCCGCTCGCGCGCCGTGGCCTCGTTCTTCAATCCGTTGCTGATGATCACCTATCCGGTGCCGAAGGCGGCGCTGATGCCGATCATCATGCTGTGGCTCGGCGTCGGCGATCTCGCCAAGATGCTGGTGATCTTTCTGGGCGTCAGCCTGCCCGTGATCTATCACAGCTTCCAGGGCGCCAAGGCGGTCGAGGAAAAGATGCTGTGGTCGGGCGCCGCGATGGGGCTGTCGGCGGCGCAGCGCATGATACGGATCGTGCTGCCGGCGGCGCTGCCGGAAATTCTCACGGGATGCCGCACCGGCCTGGTGCTGGCGCTGATCACTATGGTCACCTCCGAGATGATCGCGCGGCAGTCCGGCGCCGGCAACATCCTGTTCAATTCGCTCGACATGGGACAATACGACACCGTCTACGCCATGATCATCATCATCGGCGCGATGGGGATCGGTCTCGACGCCGCGTTCGAAAACCTGCGCAGCCGGCTGGTCAAATGGTCCGAGCCGGGCTTCGACATACCCTTGAGCTTTGCATGA
- the kynB gene encoding arylformamidase, whose amino-acid sequence MKELIDISPALRVGMGVFPGDAPFAVSQTFTIGPDCPVNVASIAMSTHCGAHVDAPLHYDPAGASIDGLDLGDFIGPARVVDARGNDPFCHFEEIAAALDGAPPRLLFKLMDRGDQMAWPTGFRTLAPETLERLALRGTRLIGVDVPSVDPETSKDLPSHMVCRRHDIRIVENLVLADVTPGDYELIALPLKLSGLDAAPVRAVLRR is encoded by the coding sequence ATGAAGGAGCTGATCGACATCTCGCCGGCGCTGCGCGTCGGCATGGGGGTATTCCCCGGCGATGCGCCTTTCGCCGTCAGCCAGACCTTCACGATCGGGCCGGACTGTCCGGTCAACGTTGCCAGCATCGCGATGTCGACGCATTGCGGCGCGCATGTCGATGCGCCGCTGCACTACGATCCCGCCGGCGCCAGCATCGACGGGCTGGATCTCGGCGATTTCATCGGCCCGGCAAGGGTTGTCGACGCCCGCGGCAATGACCCGTTCTGCCACTTTGAGGAGATCGCCGCCGCCCTCGACGGTGCTCCGCCGCGGCTGCTTTTCAAATTGATGGACAGGGGCGATCAAATGGCCTGGCCGACGGGTTTCCGCACGCTGGCTCCGGAAACCTTGGAGCGCCTGGCGCTTCGCGGGACGCGGCTGATCGGCGTGGACGTGCCGTCCGTCGATCCGGAGACCTCGAAGGATCTCCCGTCGCACATGGTTTGCCGGCGGCACGATATTCGCATAGTCGAGAATCTCGTACTGGCCGACGTGACACCCGGCGACTACGAGTTGATCGCGCTGCCGTTGAAGCTCAGCGGCCTTGACGCGGCGCCGGTGCGCGCGGTGCTCAGGAGGTGA
- a CDS encoding NAD/NADP-dependent octopine/nopaline dehydrogenase family protein, producing the protein MKIAVLGGGNGSFAAAGDFALQGNDVRLWRRDAAEVAQHRATGSRILLKDINGRHDVQLALVTTDIAEAIRGAELILCPAPAFAQSDIARLIAPHLADGQVVFLPPATFGSMIFAKAAHDAGNRANVSFAETGTLPWLTRKHGPFEVAITIRAKRLPVGVFPLDAAPHALDVIGRAFPGVIEPCGDALSGALMNAGPIIHPPLIVMNAGPIEHFERWDIHKEGTQGSIRRVTDALDAERIAVREGLGYGAPHFPLAHHYASEGEQWMYGRGSHDRLTDSGDWRERIVLREHRYMREDLHLGLSFLVSVAGLAGVATPLARGFLAIGGAICGEDFSESGRTLAALGLGHLDRAALQTLLREGFGR; encoded by the coding sequence TTGAAGATCGCAGTGCTCGGCGGCGGCAATGGTTCGTTCGCGGCCGCTGGCGATTTTGCCTTGCAGGGCAATGACGTCCGGCTGTGGCGGCGCGACGCGGCTGAGGTCGCGCAGCATCGCGCGACGGGCTCCCGCATCCTGCTCAAAGACATCAATGGCCGGCACGACGTGCAACTGGCGCTGGTCACCACCGACATCGCCGAGGCTATCCGCGGCGCCGAGCTGATCCTGTGTCCCGCCCCGGCCTTTGCCCAGTCCGATATCGCGCGGTTGATCGCGCCGCATCTCGCCGACGGCCAGGTGGTGTTCCTGCCGCCGGCCACCTTCGGCTCGATGATCTTTGCCAAGGCTGCGCACGACGCCGGCAATCGTGCCAACGTCAGCTTCGCCGAAACCGGCACGCTGCCCTGGCTGACCCGCAAGCACGGGCCGTTCGAAGTCGCCATCACCATCCGTGCCAAACGGCTGCCGGTCGGCGTATTCCCGCTCGATGCCGCGCCTCATGCGCTCGACGTGATCGGGCGGGCTTTTCCGGGCGTGATCGAACCCTGCGGCGACGCGCTGTCGGGCGCGCTGATGAATGCCGGGCCGATCATCCACCCGCCGCTGATCGTGATGAATGCGGGCCCGATCGAGCATTTCGAGCGCTGGGACATTCACAAGGAAGGCACGCAAGGATCGATCCGCCGGGTCACCGACGCGCTCGACGCCGAGCGCATCGCGGTGCGCGAAGGTCTTGGCTATGGCGCCCCGCATTTTCCGCTGGCGCATCATTACGCCAGCGAAGGCGAGCAATGGATGTACGGCCGCGGCTCGCACGACCGCCTGACCGATTCCGGCGACTGGCGCGAGCGGATCGTGCTCCGGGAGCATCGCTATATGCGCGAGGATCTGCATCTCGGTCTGTCGTTTCTGGTGTCGGTGGCCGGACTGGCCGGCGTCGCGACGCCGCTGGCAAGGGGCTTTCTGGCCATCGGCGGCGCGATCTGCGGCGAGGATTTTTCGGAAAGCGGACGCACGCTCGCAGCTCTCGGGCTCGGCCATCTCGATCGCGCCGCGCTGCAGACCCTGTTGCGCGAGGGCTTTGGCCGATGA
- the kynA gene encoding tryptophan 2,3-dioxygenase, whose product MPEKDIGPEDIVGSSNGADAMSQRREMSYSDYLQLDRILKAQQPLSAAHDEMLFIVQHQTSELWMKLAIHELNATCRLIAADDLQPAFKTLSRVSRIFEQLNSAWDVLRTMTPSEYTEFRGSLGQSSGFQSWQYRMIEFLVGNKNAAMIAVHQHDNAIVDRLEAVRRAPGIYDLTIQLLDRRGLGIDKAVLERDVSVSHVASDSVLSAWLTVYRDPARYWELYELAEKLVDFEDYFRRWRFNHVTTVERVIGFKRGTGGTSGVSYLRKMLDVVLFPELWQARTQL is encoded by the coding sequence ATGCCCGAAAAGGACATTGGCCCTGAAGATATCGTCGGCTCGTCGAATGGCGCGGACGCGATGAGCCAGCGCAGGGAAATGTCGTATTCCGACTACCTCCAGCTCGACAGGATACTGAAGGCGCAGCAGCCGCTTTCCGCCGCGCATGACGAGATGCTGTTCATCGTCCAGCACCAGACCTCCGAGCTCTGGATGAAGCTCGCTATCCACGAGTTGAACGCCACTTGCCGGTTGATTGCGGCGGACGATCTGCAGCCGGCCTTCAAGACATTGTCGCGGGTATCGCGCATCTTCGAGCAACTCAACTCCGCCTGGGACGTTCTTCGCACCATGACGCCCAGCGAGTACACGGAATTTCGCGGATCGCTCGGGCAATCGTCCGGCTTTCAGTCCTGGCAATACCGCATGATCGAGTTTCTCGTCGGCAACAAGAATGCCGCGATGATCGCTGTTCATCAGCACGACAACGCTATTGTCGATCGGCTCGAAGCCGTCCGCCGGGCCCCGGGCATTTACGATCTCACCATACAACTCCTGGATCGGCGCGGCCTCGGCATCGACAAGGCCGTGCTCGAACGCGACGTTTCGGTATCGCATGTCGCAAGCGACAGCGTCCTGAGTGCGTGGCTGACGGTCTATCGGGATCCGGCCCGGTACTGGGAACTATACGAACTGGCTGAAAAGCTGGTGGATTTCGAAGACTATTTCCGCCGCTGGCGCTTCAACCACGTTACGACCGTCGAACGGGTGATCGGATTCAAGCGTGGCACCGGCGGCACTTCGGGTGTCTCCTACCTGCGCAAGATGCTGGACGTCGTGTTGTTTCCGGAGCTCTGGCAGGCCAGGACCCAACTATGA
- the ilvD gene encoding dihydroxy-acid dehydratase — protein MKKWRSRVTTDGLDRAPHRAFMRAMGLDDAALAKPMIGVVSMKGEQTPCNMTHDFQVDAAKAGIAEAGGTPREFATISVSDGISMNHEGMKFSLLSRELIADSIESVVHGLAYDALIGFGGCDKTLPGVMMGMIRCNVPSIFIYGGSALPGRFEGKTLTVLDSYEAVGGFMTGEIDAATLEGIERSCLPTIGACAGQFTANTMAMVSEAMGLTMPNVSMIPGVYAERAQVARQAGRLVMQMLERGGPLPREIVTRKALENGAAIVAATGGSTNAALHLPALANEAGIAFSLDDVGEVFARTPLIGNLRPGGKYTAKDVYDIGGAAVVIRALVESGHIDGSCLTITGRTIAEEYGGANAPDGEIIFSVGKSIMPDGGVAVLKGNLCPDGAVIKVAGLKNLVFEGTVRVFEDEEQCVAAVRNRKYAAGEVLVIRNEGPVGGPGMREMLGVTALIYGQGMGEKVALITDGRFSGATRGMCIGYVSPEAFIGGPLALVHDGDRIRIDAAARRMDLLIDDNELARRRQVWQPRPPRHRAGALAKYARLVGQAPGGAVTHDGAAEWPWFD, from the coding sequence ATGAAGAAGTGGCGATCCCGTGTGACGACCGACGGCCTCGATCGTGCGCCCCACCGCGCCTTCATGCGGGCGATGGGGCTCGACGACGCGGCGCTGGCGAAGCCGATGATCGGGGTCGTCAGCATGAAGGGCGAGCAGACGCCCTGCAACATGACCCACGATTTCCAGGTCGATGCCGCCAAGGCGGGAATCGCGGAAGCCGGTGGCACGCCGCGCGAATTCGCCACCATTTCGGTATCCGACGGCATCAGCATGAACCATGAGGGCATGAAGTTCTCGCTGCTGTCGCGCGAGCTGATTGCCGACTCGATCGAATCCGTCGTCCACGGCCTCGCCTACGACGCCCTGATCGGCTTCGGCGGCTGCGACAAGACGTTGCCCGGCGTGATGATGGGAATGATCCGCTGCAACGTGCCGTCGATCTTCATCTATGGCGGCAGCGCGCTGCCCGGTCGCTTCGAAGGCAAGACCCTCACGGTGCTGGATTCCTACGAGGCGGTCGGCGGCTTCATGACCGGCGAGATCGATGCGGCGACGCTCGAGGGCATCGAGCGGAGTTGTTTGCCGACGATCGGCGCCTGCGCCGGCCAGTTCACCGCCAACACCATGGCGATGGTGTCCGAGGCGATGGGGCTGACCATGCCCAACGTGTCGATGATACCCGGCGTCTATGCCGAGCGGGCGCAGGTGGCGCGTCAGGCCGGGCGGCTGGTGATGCAGATGCTGGAACGCGGCGGACCGCTGCCGCGCGAGATCGTCACCCGAAAGGCGCTGGAAAACGGCGCCGCCATCGTCGCCGCCACCGGCGGTTCCACCAACGCCGCGCTGCATCTGCCGGCGTTGGCCAACGAAGCCGGCATCGCCTTCTCGCTGGACGATGTCGGCGAGGTGTTTGCGCGCACGCCGCTGATCGGCAATCTGCGCCCGGGTGGCAAATATACCGCCAAGGACGTCTACGATATCGGCGGCGCCGCCGTCGTGATCCGCGCGCTGGTCGAAAGCGGCCACATCGACGGCTCGTGCCTGACGATTACCGGCAGGACGATCGCGGAGGAGTATGGCGGCGCCAATGCGCCGGACGGCGAGATCATTTTCAGTGTCGGCAAATCGATCATGCCCGACGGCGGCGTCGCGGTGCTGAAGGGCAATCTTTGCCCCGACGGCGCCGTCATCAAGGTGGCCGGTCTGAAGAATCTCGTGTTCGAGGGAACTGTGCGGGTGTTCGAGGACGAGGAGCAATGCGTCGCCGCCGTGCGCAACCGGAAGTACGCCGCGGGCGAGGTTCTCGTCATCCGCAACGAAGGCCCGGTCGGCGGGCCCGGCATGCGCGAGATGCTGGGCGTCACCGCGCTGATCTACGGGCAGGGGATGGGCGAGAAGGTCGCGCTGATCACCGACGGGCGCTTCTCCGGGGCGACGCGCGGGATGTGCATCGGCTATGTCTCGCCGGAAGCCTTCATCGGCGGCCCGCTGGCGCTGGTCCACGACGGCGACCGTATCCGGATCGACGCCGCGGCGCGACGTATGGATCTCCTGATCGACGACAACGAGTTAGCGAGGCGGAGGCAGGTCTGGCAGCCACGGCCGCCGCGGCATCGCGCCGGCGCGCTCGCCAAATATGCGCGCCTGGTCGGGCAGGCGCCCGGCGGCGCCGTTACCCATGATGGCGCGGCGGAATGGCCGTGGTTCGATTGA
- a CDS encoding 3-hydroxybutyryl-CoA dehydrogenase, which translates to MGRGIAVAFAYAGHAVTMIDVKERSPDGFAALQAEALGEIRKTLASLARFGLLAEHDADTVIARVSVTPARDMPAALAGAGIVFEGVPEVVDLKREVLAAASKCVGPDVVIASTTSTILVDDLSGAVENPNRFLNVHWLNPAYLIPLVEISPGAATDPDVTARVRALLEGIGKVPVVCAATPGFIVPRIQALAMNEAARMVEEGVASAEDIDKAIRYGFGFRYAVLGLLEFIDWGGGDILYYASRYLEGALHSDRYRAPEVISNNMRDGRIGMRTGAGFLDYSGLDVDAYREKRLAEMVELLRHFGLARPPVLDGE; encoded by the coding sequence ATGGGCCGCGGCATCGCGGTGGCCTTCGCCTATGCCGGCCACGCCGTCACCATGATCGACGTCAAGGAGCGTTCCCCGGACGGCTTCGCGGCGCTCCAGGCCGAGGCGCTCGGCGAGATCAGGAAGACGCTGGCGAGCCTGGCGCGGTTCGGATTACTGGCCGAGCATGACGCCGACACCGTCATCGCCCGCGTCTCGGTGACGCCCGCGCGGGATATGCCTGCCGCGCTCGCCGGCGCCGGGATCGTCTTCGAGGGCGTGCCTGAAGTGGTCGACTTGAAGCGCGAGGTGCTGGCGGCGGCGTCGAAATGCGTCGGGCCTGACGTGGTCATCGCCTCGACCACCTCGACCATTCTGGTCGACGATCTCTCCGGCGCGGTCGAGAATCCCAACCGCTTCCTCAACGTGCACTGGCTCAACCCCGCCTATCTGATCCCGCTGGTCGAGATATCGCCGGGTGCTGCGACCGATCCGGATGTCACCGCACGGGTCAGGGCGCTGCTCGAAGGCATCGGCAAGGTGCCGGTGGTGTGCGCGGCCACGCCCGGATTCATCGTGCCGCGGATCCAGGCGCTCGCCATGAACGAGGCGGCGCGGATGGTCGAGGAAGGCGTCGCCAGCGCAGAGGATATCGACAAGGCGATCCGCTACGGCTTCGGTTTCCGCTATGCGGTGTTGGGTCTTCTGGAATTCATCGACTGGGGCGGCGGCGACATCCTCTATTACGCCAGCCGCTATCTCGAAGGCGCGCTGCACAGCGACCGCTACCGCGCGCCCGAAGTGATCTCGAACAACATGCGCGATGGCCGCATCGGCATGCGCACCGGCGCCGGCTTCCTCGATTATTCCGGCCTCGACGTCGATGCCTACCGCGAGAAGCGCCTCGCCGAGATGGTCGAACTGCTCAGGCATTTCGGGCTGGCCCGGCCGCCGGTGCTGGACGGCGAGTAG
- the kynU gene encoding kynureninase produces the protein MVDPLRGFRDRFVIPEGVIYLDGNSLGPMPRNAAAALNRTIEQEWGHDLIRSWNSAGWFDMPVQLGDRVGTLLGAAPGQTLVCDTTSINLYKAIHAAIGLRPDRNVVIAEADSFPTDLYIVEGAMKSAGRPMQRRLIGTDGPSVEALLDRDVAVAVLSHVNYRTGELLDMAAITRQLHDAGALVVWDLCHSIGVVEIAFDGHAIDFAVGCTYKYLNGGPGSPAFIAVAKTHQATAQHPLSGWWGHAAPFAFDRNFRPDAGIKRFLCGTQPIISMRGVDAALDAMEGVEVAALRQKSLALTELFMSRVAELLPGLDIVTPRQASLRGSQVGIAFDKGFAVVQAMIERGVIGDFRAPDLMRFGFAPLYVRFVDVWDAADILASCIDAEVWRDPRYNQVAGVT, from the coding sequence TTGGTTGATCCGCTTCGCGGCTTCCGCGATCGTTTCGTCATTCCCGAAGGCGTCATCTACCTCGACGGCAATTCGCTCGGCCCGATGCCGCGAAATGCGGCAGCGGCGCTGAACCGCACCATCGAACAGGAATGGGGCCACGACCTCATCAGGAGCTGGAACAGCGCCGGGTGGTTCGACATGCCGGTCCAGCTCGGCGACCGCGTCGGGACACTGCTCGGGGCCGCTCCGGGGCAAACGCTGGTTTGCGACACCACGTCGATCAATCTCTACAAGGCGATCCATGCCGCCATCGGATTGCGGCCGGATCGCAACGTGGTGATCGCCGAGGCTGATTCCTTCCCGACCGACCTCTATATCGTCGAAGGCGCCATGAAGTCCGCGGGCCGCCCGATGCAGCGCCGGCTGATCGGCACGGATGGCCCGTCAGTCGAGGCGCTGCTGGACCGCGATGTCGCGGTCGCCGTGCTCTCGCATGTCAATTATCGCACCGGCGAGCTGCTCGACATGGCCGCCATTACCCGACAGCTTCACGACGCCGGCGCGCTGGTGGTGTGGGATCTCTGCCATTCGATCGGCGTGGTGGAGATCGCGTTCGACGGTCATGCAATCGATTTCGCGGTCGGCTGCACCTACAAATATCTGAACGGCGGTCCGGGATCTCCGGCCTTCATCGCGGTAGCAAAGACCCACCAGGCCACCGCGCAGCATCCGCTGTCGGGCTGGTGGGGTCATGCCGCCCCCTTCGCCTTCGATCGCAACTTCCGGCCTGATGCCGGCATCAAGCGATTCCTCTGCGGAACCCAGCCGATCATTTCAATGCGCGGCGTGGATGCGGCGCTCGATGCCATGGAGGGCGTCGAGGTCGCTGCCCTGCGGCAGAAGAGCCTCGCGCTCACCGAACTCTTCATGTCGCGGGTTGCGGAACTCCTGCCGGGCCTCGACATCGTGACGCCCCGCCAGGCATCGTTGCGCGGCAGTCAGGTCGGGATCGCCTTCGACAAGGGCTTTGCCGTCGTCCAGGCCATGATCGAGCGCGGCGTGATCGGCGATTTCCGGGCCCCCGATCTGATGCGCTTCGGCTTCGCGCCGCTTTACGTGCGATTCGTGGATGTCTGGGATGCGGCCGACATCCTGGCTTCGTGCATCGACGCAGAAGTCTGGCGCGATCCCCGCTACAATCAGGTTGCCGGCGTCACCTGA
- a CDS encoding ABC transporter permease has protein sequence MNARALTADVLLGIAPIALLVALWQAISSFGYAPVTLLPPPGQVFMRLAQQLATGTFQHEIAATLFRLFAGFSVAVISGVGIGLAAAASPAVNAVVRPIVRVLAPLPKVALYPALLLLLGFGHESKITLVAADALFPILLSTYYGASMVEQKLIWSAMAAGTPRRQILLKVVLPAAMPSILTGCRIGLVISCIVVFLAEMITSTEGLGHLLVTAARTFQAVDMFVPLITISLLGLILNGLLQGLRSWLLRGFPEV, from the coding sequence ATGAACGCGCGCGCGCTCACCGCGGATGTTCTGTTAGGGATCGCGCCGATCGCGCTGCTGGTCGCGTTGTGGCAGGCGATTTCATCGTTCGGCTATGCGCCGGTGACGCTGTTGCCGCCGCCCGGTCAGGTGTTCATGCGGCTGGCGCAGCAGCTCGCCACCGGCACCTTCCAGCACGAGATCGCCGCCACCCTGTTCCGGCTGTTCGCGGGATTTTCCGTCGCGGTGATATCAGGCGTCGGCATCGGCCTTGCCGCGGCCGCGAGCCCGGCCGTCAACGCCGTGGTGCGGCCGATCGTGCGGGTGCTGGCGCCGCTGCCCAAAGTGGCGCTGTATCCGGCGCTATTGTTGCTGCTCGGCTTCGGCCATGAATCCAAGATCACGCTGGTCGCCGCGGACGCGCTGTTTCCGATCCTGCTCTCGACCTATTACGGCGCCTCGATGGTGGAGCAGAAGCTGATCTGGTCGGCAATGGCGGCGGGAACACCGCGCCGCCAGATCCTGCTCAAGGTGGTGTTGCCGGCGGCGATGCCCTCGATCCTCACCGGTTGCCGCATAGGGCTTGTGATTTCCTGCATTGTGGTGTTTCTCGCCGAAATGATCACCTCGACCGAGGGCCTCGGCCATCTCCTGGTGACGGCGGCGCGGACCTTCCAGGCGGTCGACATGTTCGTGCCGCTGATCACGATCTCGCTCTTGGGACTGATCCTCAACGGCCTGCTGCAGGGCCTGCGGTCCTGGCTGCTGCGCGGCTTTCCGGAAGTGTGA